One region of Flavobacterium sp. KACC 22763 genomic DNA includes:
- a CDS encoding alpha/beta hydrolase codes for MNNFFALAFLLFSSTLLFSQKKQTKTNEISKPFVLGVIDEIQSKELSEKRVLNIYLPEGYNPAEDTKYPVIYLLDGSADEDFIHISGLVQFNSFEWINQVPKSIVVGIATVDRKRDFTFSTSIEKDKTRFPTTGHSDQFIAFIEKELQPFIEKKYKTNDSKTIIGQSLGGLLGTEILLKKPNLFNKYVIVSPSIWWNNGSILDLDSVMLKENFNQQTEIYIAVGKEGLTPTEIPRVMEVDANLLVEKLKESKSKNVKVYFDYFPEENHGSILHTAVSNSFKFFYQKNKE; via the coding sequence ATGAACAATTTTTTTGCTCTCGCATTTTTGCTTTTTTCTTCCACATTACTATTCAGCCAAAAAAAACAAACCAAAACTAACGAAATTTCTAAACCATTCGTTTTAGGCGTTATCGATGAAATTCAATCAAAAGAATTAAGCGAAAAAAGAGTTTTAAACATTTATCTTCCCGAAGGCTACAATCCAGCAGAAGACACAAAATATCCTGTCATTTACTTATTGGACGGTTCTGCTGATGAAGATTTTATTCATATTTCAGGATTGGTTCAGTTTAATAGTTTTGAATGGATCAATCAGGTTCCAAAATCAATTGTTGTGGGTATTGCAACTGTTGACAGAAAAAGAGATTTTACTTTTTCAACTTCTATAGAAAAAGATAAAACTCGATTTCCAACAACAGGACATTCTGATCAGTTTATAGCTTTTATTGAAAAAGAATTACAACCTTTTATTGAAAAGAAATACAAGACAAATGATTCTAAAACCATCATCGGGCAGTCTCTTGGCGGATTATTAGGAACTGAAATCTTACTTAAAAAACCAAACCTTTTTAACAAATATGTTATTGTAAGTCCGAGTATATGGTGGAACAATGGTTCTATACTTGATTTGGATTCTGTAATGCTGAAAGAAAATTTTAATCAGCAAACTGAAATTTATATTGCTGTTGGCAAAGAAGGGTTGACTCCAACAGAAATTCCGCGTGTTATGGAAGTTGACGCCAATTTACTTGTAGAAAAACTAAAGGAATCAAAAAGCAAAAATGTAAAAGTCTATTTTGATTACTTCCCAGAGGAAAATCACGGATCGATTCTGCACACAGCTGTTTCTAATTCGTTTAAATTCTTTTACCAAAAAAATAAAGAATAA
- a CDS encoding cytochrome c biogenesis protein: MNYWIYFSNYAIVAIVFWLFCILFQVLKSTCHKPILILFFAVLGTLSVVIFTFNLWQNLDRPPMRTLGETRLWYALFLPVIGIITYLRWKYKWLLNYSLAMAAMFLIINYCNPDTYNKALMPALQSVWFVPHVLVYIFSYALLAASSIVACYGLFEYYKGNYKDSILQLANNLVYVGFGFLSLGLLFGALWAKEAWGHYWTWDPKETWAMLTWLGYLIYIHMRYRYPNSVKPVLISLALAFVVLLLCWFGVNYMPSAAQSVHTYSNT; this comes from the coding sequence ATGAATTACTGGATCTATTTTTCTAATTACGCCATAGTAGCAATTGTATTCTGGTTGTTTTGTATACTTTTTCAAGTGCTAAAAAGTACTTGTCATAAACCCATTCTAATCTTGTTTTTTGCAGTGTTAGGAACTTTATCTGTGGTCATATTTACATTTAATTTATGGCAGAATTTAGACCGCCCGCCCATGCGTACACTTGGAGAAACAAGACTATGGTATGCGCTTTTTCTGCCTGTAATTGGAATAATTACCTATTTAAGATGGAAATACAAATGGTTATTGAATTACAGTTTGGCAATGGCTGCTATGTTTTTAATTATTAATTACTGCAATCCAGATACTTATAATAAGGCTTTAATGCCTGCATTACAGAGTGTATGGTTTGTTCCTCACGTTTTAGTTTATATATTTTCGTACGCTTTGCTTGCAGCATCATCAATTGTGGCCTGTTATGGTTTGTTTGAGTATTATAAGGGAAATTACAAAGACTCGATATTGCAATTGGCTAATAATTTAGTGTATGTTGGGTTTGGCTTTCTTTCATTAGGTTTATTGTTTGGAGCATTATGGGCAAAAGAGGCATGGGGACATTATTGGACTTGGGATCCTAAAGAAACATGGGCAATGCTGACTTGGCTTGGTTATTTAATTTATATACACATGCGTTATCGTTATCCAAACAGCGTAAAACCAGTTTTAATATCTTTAGCGCTGGCATTTGTTGTATTGCTTCTTTGTTGGTTTGGGGTAAATTATATGCCGTCTGCAGCCCAAAGTGTGCATACATATTCTAATACATAA